The genomic region CGATACCCGCGAATTTTGGTATGACGAAGTCTTATCAGTCCTGCTCTCCTCCGGTCAAAAAATTGCCTTCGTCAAACCGCCAGACGTTCCGGTTCCCCTCGCCGACTATACCCAACTGCTCTCGATTCCGGCAGAAAATAGCCTCGACGACACCCTCAAGACCGTCGCCGACCTGCTGCGCGGGATTGTCGGCGGCGAACCCCATCCCCCGTTGTTTTATCTGAGTCAGCATCTGTGGTTGCGTTGGTTCGGGAATGGGGTCGCTGCGGTTCGCAGTTTAAATGCCTTATTCGGGATCGGGGCGATCGCCGCCGCTTACGGATTCGGTCGTCGTTTGCTCGGTCACCGTCCCGGCTTGCTATTTGCGGCCCTGTTAGGACTCAACCCCTTTTATCTCAATCACTCCCTCAACGTCCGCATGTACGCCCCCTTGGTCTTCTGGGGACTTCTGAGCGCCTGGGCCTTGCTCGAAATAATCGGCTGCACTGCCCCGGAAACGGAGAAAACCCCGCGCCGCTTTCAATGGGGGTGGCACCTGGTCTTAATCGGCTCCGTATGCGCCGGATGTATGACCTTTTATCTGTTTGCCTATTGGGTTCTGGCCCTGGCGGCCCTGTGTCTGTATCTCGATCGCCGACAGTGGTGGCAACACGGGATCCGCTTGGGGGCGGGGGTTTTGCTAACTGCGCCTTGGATGTGGTGGGGGATTCCCCAACAGTTGAGAAATGCGGATTTCGGGCGCTTCGACGCGCCGCCGGGATGGTGGGCCGCGACGGTCCGTCACGCCCAGGACGTGGCGGTTTGTCTGGGGTCGCAATTGGTTCTCGGCGATTGGACCACCAGCGTTCCCTTGGGGGCGACGGTGGCGGCGGGAATCGCGGCGATCGCCGTCGTCGGCGTGGCCCTGGTGCAGTTATGGCAATGGGAACGCGGCGATCGCCGTCGATTCGGGGTTATCTTGCTGTTGAGTGTCTTCATCCTCTTCGTAGGGTTGAGTGCGGATGCGATCGGCGGCAAGTTCACCCTCGGCTTTGGTTGGGGGCGATCGACGATCTACATGTTGCCCGGATTTTTATTGCTCTTCGCCTTGTGGCTGGAACGACTCGGCCCCCGGTGGCGCAGCGCGATCGCCACGGTTATACTCGCGGTGTATCTACTCTTGAGCGTGGGGGATTATGCCGCGCGATCGCGCCGTTCCTTTCAGCAAATCGCCGATCTGACAGTGACCGGAACCGACGCCACCACCGCGATCGCCCTCAATTCTCGGGCGTGGGGTCACGTGATGCGTCTGGCGTACTACATTCCCCCCAGCGAGTCGGTGCTGTTGCTCGCCCGGGATGCTGCCGACCTCCCGGAGGCGTTGGCCCGGGCGATCGAAGCGGACCCGTCTCGCTTCGATCGCGTCTTGTGGCTCGACAGTGCCGCCCCGGTGTGGTCGCCCCCGAGTACCCCGGAACAAAATGCCCAAATCGCCGCCACCCTCAGCCGTCATTACGGCTTACAAACCCGCCAAACCGTTACTGGAACGATGGAGATGGATAACTTCACCCTGTCGCTGTACGATTGAGCCGTTGCCGCCGTGTCCTGCGTCCTGTCTCCCTTAAGCAACCTGACGGGGCTTATAGACCAATTGTGAGATACTCAGCATGAATGAATCTTCCCCTACTCCCCTCGTTCCCGTCCCCATGGGAGCCGCGATCGTTCCCCCTCTGCCTAAAGCAACCGAAGGCGTTCGCCCCTTGCGCCTGTCCCTGATCCTGCCGACTTATACGGAAAGTGAGAACATCGAGGCGATCGTCGGCAAACTCACCGCACTGCTCGATCCGACCCTTCCGAATGCCTACGAACTGATCGTCGTCGATGACGACAGCCCCGATAAAACCTGGGAAGTCGCCCTCGCCTTGAGCGATCGCTATCCCCAACTGCGCGTCATGCGTCGCCAAAGCGAACGGGGACTGTCTACGGCGGTGATTCGCGGTTGGCAAGTCGCTCGCGGCGAAGTCCTCGGGGTCATCGATGCCGATTTACAGCACCCGCCAGAGGTCCTGTTGAAAATGATCGCCGAGATCGAAGAGGGAGCCGATTTAGTCGTCGCCAGTCGTCATATTGAAGGCGGCGGCGTCAGCGATTGGAGCTTTATCCGGCGCTTTTTATCCCGTGGCGCTCAAGTGTTGGGCTTAATTTTGCTGCCCGGAGTGGTCGGTCGCGTTTCCGATCCGATGAGCGGTTATTTTATGGTGCGCCGCAGCGCGATCGCCCATCGGGAAATGAACCCGATCGGCTATAAAATCCTGATCGAAGTCCTCGGTCGCGGCGAGATCGGCGACGTGGCGGAAGTCGGTTATGTGTTTCAAGAACGGTCTGTTGGAGAAAGTAAAGTCACCTGGCGGCAGTATGTGGATTATATCGGTCATTTAATCCGCTTGCGGACTTCCCGTTGGCCGATCGTGCGTTTTTTTTGCTTTTGCGCCGTCGGTTTTAGTGGGGTATTTGTCGATATGGCAGTTTTATATTTATTGAGCGATCCGAGTACCTTGGGATGGGGACTGACCCGCAGTAAGGCGATCGCCGCCGAAATTGCCATTATTAATAATTTTTTGTGGAACGATGCTTGGACTTTCGCCGATATGTCCCAAAAACAAAAAGGTTGGCGCAAGCGTTTCAAACGGCTGTTGAAATTTAATAGCGTTTGCTTGCTCGGTTTGGTCTTGAATATTTTGTTATTAAATCTGTTATTTAATCAGTTCGGACTCAACCGTTACCTGGCCAATCTGATCGCGATCGCCGCCGTGACGTTATGGAATTTTTGGTTGAATCTCAAGTTGAGTTGGCGGGTCACGGAAGTCGAGCCGGAATAAGGGCGAACCCGTGGCGACAGTCCGGCCCGGGTTTCAGCTTATTCTTGAATGCCGTCTCGCGGCAAGCCGACCGCAGACAGTCCGGCGATCGCGCGCAGGTTTTGAGTGCGAATCAGTTCGTCAAAGCTCAACTGGGGACGACCTTCGATCCGGGCGACCGCTTCGATCGCCTCGGCCAGGTAACGAGCCGCCTCGCGTCG from Oxynema aestuarii AP17 harbors:
- a CDS encoding glycosyltransferase family 39 protein, encoding MNQHFLTFKWPKPFSIEFWACLGIAIAVLVRIVHLDTREFWYDEVLSVLLSSGQKIAFVKPPDVPVPLADYTQLLSIPAENSLDDTLKTVADLLRGIVGGEPHPPLFYLSQHLWLRWFGNGVAAVRSLNALFGIGAIAAAYGFGRRLLGHRPGLLFAALLGLNPFYLNHSLNVRMYAPLVFWGLLSAWALLEIIGCTAPETEKTPRRFQWGWHLVLIGSVCAGCMTFYLFAYWVLALAALCLYLDRRQWWQHGIRLGAGVLLTAPWMWWGIPQQLRNADFGRFDAPPGWWAATVRHAQDVAVCLGSQLVLGDWTTSVPLGATVAAGIAAIAVVGVALVQLWQWERGDRRRFGVILLLSVFILFVGLSADAIGGKFTLGFGWGRSTIYMLPGFLLLFALWLERLGPRWRSAIATVILAVYLLLSVGDYAARSRRSFQQIADLTVTGTDATTAIALNSRAWGHVMRLAYYIPPSESVLLLARDAADLPEALARAIEADPSRFDRVLWLDSAAPVWSPPSTPEQNAQIAATLSRHYGLQTRQTVTGTMEMDNFTLSLYD
- a CDS encoding glycosyltransferase, with the translated sequence MNESSPTPLVPVPMGAAIVPPLPKATEGVRPLRLSLILPTYTESENIEAIVGKLTALLDPTLPNAYELIVVDDDSPDKTWEVALALSDRYPQLRVMRRQSERGLSTAVIRGWQVARGEVLGVIDADLQHPPEVLLKMIAEIEEGADLVVASRHIEGGGVSDWSFIRRFLSRGAQVLGLILLPGVVGRVSDPMSGYFMVRRSAIAHREMNPIGYKILIEVLGRGEIGDVAEVGYVFQERSVGESKVTWRQYVDYIGHLIRLRTSRWPIVRFFCFCAVGFSGVFVDMAVLYLLSDPSTLGWGLTRSKAIAAEIAIINNFLWNDAWTFADMSQKQKGWRKRFKRLLKFNSVCLLGLVLNILLLNLLFNQFGLNRYLANLIAIAAVTLWNFWLNLKLSWRVTEVEPE